The Streptomyces sp. NBC_01353 genome contains a region encoding:
- a CDS encoding dihydrofolate reductase family protein gives MTRIIADISVSLDGFVTGPDPDLDNGLGTGGEALHTWAFSDDPEDRRVLRETTARSGAVVLGRHLFDVVDGPNGWDDTTGYGAGEVGKPAFVVVTSSPPESVRLTELDWTFVTTGLPDAVTAARERAEAASSDSGMDLDVVLMGGGATIASALDAGLVNVLSLHLAPVVLGAGTPLFTGGAPRTLVQRSATSTSTATHLTYDVL, from the coding sequence ATGACTCGGATCATCGCTGACATCTCGGTCTCTCTCGACGGCTTCGTCACCGGGCCCGACCCCGACCTGGACAACGGCTTGGGCACCGGCGGCGAGGCCCTGCACACCTGGGCGTTCTCCGACGACCCGGAGGACCGCCGGGTCCTGCGTGAGACGACCGCCCGCTCGGGCGCCGTCGTCCTCGGCCGCCATCTCTTCGACGTGGTCGACGGGCCGAACGGCTGGGACGACACGACCGGCTACGGCGCCGGCGAGGTCGGCAAGCCCGCATTCGTCGTCGTGACGAGTTCGCCGCCGGAGTCGGTGCGGCTCACGGAACTCGACTGGACGTTCGTCACCACCGGTCTACCCGACGCCGTCACCGCCGCGCGCGAGCGCGCCGAGGCGGCGTCGTCGGACAGCGGCATGGACCTCGACGTCGTCCTCATGGGCGGCGGTGCCACGATCGCCTCGGCGCTCGACGCCGGGCTGGTCAATGTGCTGTCGCTGCACCTCGCGCCGGTCGTGCTGGGCGCCGGGACGCCACTGTTCACCGGCGGAGCGCCGCGCACACTGGTGCAGCGGAGTGCAACGTCGACATCGACCGCGACGCACCTGACCTACGACGTCCTCTGA